One Microlunatus soli genomic window carries:
- a CDS encoding DUF3039 domain-containing protein, with protein MSQQLSPGAETIVDERTETEYRYDEGDAERFSHYVPKDKLTEAMVMGTPVVALCGKVWVPSRDPEKFPVCPECKEIWDSLRPGGKNGKGGGDNSGGDE; from the coding sequence GTGAGTCAGCAACTGAGCCCGGGTGCGGAGACGATTGTCGACGAGCGCACCGAGACCGAGTACCGGTACGACGAGGGCGACGCTGAGCGGTTCAGTCACTATGTCCCCAAGGACAAGCTCACCGAGGCGATGGTGATGGGCACGCCGGTGGTCGCCCTCTGCGGCAAGGTGTGGGTGCCCAGCCGCGACCCGGAGAAGTTCCCGGTCTGCCCCGAGTGCAAGGAGATCTGGGACAGCCTGCGCCCCGGGGGCAAGAACGGCAAGGGCGGCGGCGACAACAGCGGCGGGGACGAGTAA
- a CDS encoding MFS transporter, producing MNQPSTTPGSTDTPSPGDGPTVTRTGLAIGLCAMIIGIAFEAAAVATSMPVAAKDLNGIDSYAWAFSLFTIGMLFSTVVAGRLCDRVGPAKPMIVGMLIFAAGLVIGGTAVSWPMLIIGRLVQGLGGGALNTASYVCIAQVFDAKQRPRMFTYISMAWVLPGIAGPSAAAWITRTFSWHWAFFAVLPLLAFGAVLLTPTWRLLLRTPSPDRDENAAPSNPAPIWGAAVAALSAALIQYAGQRLDLLAVIPGVLGLAGLVVALPRLMPPGFTRLGRGLPAVVLTRMMLPGAFFGAEAFIPLMLVEERHLSLTLAGAALTVGSIGWSFGAWVQSQRWMTVRRDRMITIGVASVTLGVAVVAVMALLPGSWVGLVAIGWIIAAFGMGVGTASSSVATMALSSDAEQGRNASSLNLGDALGTSVFVGISGSVFSALHGRGDLAGTFGIAFAVMAFVGLLGVLASLRVGKLPH from the coding sequence GTGAACCAACCGTCGACCACCCCGGGCAGCACCGACACACCGAGTCCGGGGGACGGTCCGACGGTGACTCGGACCGGGTTGGCGATCGGTCTCTGCGCGATGATCATCGGGATCGCGTTCGAAGCGGCAGCGGTGGCGACCTCGATGCCGGTCGCGGCCAAGGACCTGAACGGGATCGACTCCTACGCCTGGGCGTTCTCGCTGTTCACCATCGGGATGCTCTTCTCCACCGTCGTCGCCGGCCGGCTGTGCGACCGGGTGGGCCCGGCCAAACCGATGATCGTCGGGATGCTGATCTTCGCCGCCGGCCTGGTGATCGGCGGTACGGCGGTCAGCTGGCCGATGCTGATCATCGGCCGGCTGGTCCAGGGACTCGGCGGCGGTGCGCTGAACACGGCGTCGTACGTGTGTATCGCCCAGGTGTTCGACGCCAAGCAGCGGCCGCGGATGTTCACCTACATCTCGATGGCCTGGGTGCTGCCCGGGATCGCCGGCCCGTCGGCGGCGGCCTGGATCACCCGGACCTTCAGCTGGCATTGGGCCTTCTTCGCCGTGCTGCCGCTACTGGCGTTCGGCGCGGTCCTGCTGACGCCGACCTGGCGGCTGCTGTTGCGGACGCCGTCGCCGGACCGCGACGAGAACGCCGCGCCGAGCAATCCGGCGCCGATCTGGGGAGCCGCCGTCGCGGCGCTGTCGGCGGCCCTGATCCAGTACGCCGGCCAGCGCCTCGACCTGCTCGCGGTCATCCCGGGGGTGCTCGGTCTGGCCGGCCTGGTGGTCGCGCTGCCACGGCTGATGCCGCCCGGCTTCACCCGGCTCGGCCGCGGGCTGCCGGCGGTGGTGCTGACCCGGATGATGCTGCCGGGCGCCTTCTTTGGCGCCGAGGCGTTCATTCCGCTGATGCTGGTCGAGGAGCGACATCTCAGTCTGACCCTGGCCGGCGCGGCGCTGACCGTCGGGTCGATCGGCTGGTCGTTCGGCGCCTGGGTGCAGTCCCAGCGCTGGATGACGGTCCGTCGGGACCGGATGATCACCATCGGCGTCGCCAGCGTCACCCTCGGTGTCGCGGTGGTCGCGGTGATGGCGCTGCTGCCCGGCAGTTGGGTCGGGCTGGTGGCGATCGGCTGGATCATCGCGGCGTTCGGGATGGGGGTCGGCACGGCGAGCAGTTCGGTGGCGACGATGGCGTTGTCCAGCGACGCCGAGCAGGGTCGTAATGCGTCGTCGCTCAACCTCGGCGACGCGCTCGGCACCAGTGTGTTCGTCGGGATCAGCGGGTCCGTGTTCAGCGCCTTGCACGGTCGCGGCGACCTGGCCGGCACCTTCGGCATCGCCTTCGCGGTGATGGCGTTCGTCGGACTGCTCGGCGTGCTCGCCTCGCTCCGGGTCGGCAAGCTCCCGCACTGA
- a CDS encoding DEAD/DEAH box helicase: MPPAFPDRAAWGTVKQLRAWQAAALTQYFDTNPQDFLAVATPGAGKTSFALTLAANLFDRREIDRVVVVAPTEHLKTQWAEAADKINIPIDPNFGSKQGKTSKDFKGIALTYAGVAANPLGLRIRVEGFKTLVILDEVHHAGDALSWGEAVREAFEPAARRLALTGTPFRSDANPIPFVRYEPDGTGAMRSKADYAYGYGPALEDGIVRPVLFMAYSGDMHWRTKAGDEVAARLGEPMTKDLTNQALRTALDPAGSWIPVVLKAADHRLTEVRQHVPDAGGLVIATDQNHARAYADILKTITGKRPVVVLSDEAKAGKKITKFSEGDDRWMVAVRMVSEGVDVPRLAVGVYATMTATPLFFAQAVGRFVRARSKGETASVFLPSAGHLLRFAADMEVERDHALKPRSEDETQLLVEAERTQTEEDADLDGEHSFAALASDADFDRVVFDGGEFGMAAYSGSQDELDYLGIPGLLEADQVKDLLRRHQASQVERGGAEPPASHSTHQRLRELRKELNGLVAAWHHRTSKPHGVIHAALVSECGGPPSAVASEDQLQQRIDAIRHWAVSGA, from the coding sequence CTGCCGCCGGCCTTTCCGGATCGGGCGGCGTGGGGCACCGTCAAGCAGCTGCGGGCCTGGCAGGCCGCGGCGCTGACGCAGTATTTCGACACCAACCCGCAGGACTTCCTGGCGGTCGCGACGCCGGGTGCGGGGAAGACCTCGTTCGCGTTGACGCTGGCGGCCAACCTCTTCGACCGGCGGGAGATCGACCGGGTGGTCGTGGTCGCACCGACCGAGCATCTGAAGACCCAGTGGGCCGAGGCCGCGGACAAGATCAACATCCCGATCGATCCGAATTTCGGCAGCAAACAGGGCAAGACCAGCAAGGATTTCAAGGGGATCGCGCTGACCTACGCCGGGGTGGCGGCGAACCCGTTGGGGCTGCGGATCCGGGTCGAGGGCTTCAAGACCCTGGTGATCCTGGACGAGGTGCACCACGCCGGCGACGCGTTGAGCTGGGGCGAGGCGGTCCGGGAGGCGTTCGAGCCGGCTGCCCGGCGGCTGGCGCTGACCGGGACACCGTTCCGTTCCGACGCCAATCCGATCCCGTTCGTCCGGTACGAACCGGACGGCACCGGCGCGATGCGGTCCAAGGCCGACTACGCCTACGGCTACGGCCCGGCTCTGGAGGACGGGATCGTCCGGCCGGTGCTCTTCATGGCCTACTCCGGTGACATGCACTGGCGGACCAAGGCCGGCGACGAGGTCGCCGCCCGGCTCGGCGAACCGATGACCAAGGACCTCACCAATCAGGCGCTGCGGACCGCGCTGGACCCGGCCGGCTCCTGGATCCCGGTGGTGCTGAAGGCCGCCGACCATCGGCTGACCGAGGTCCGGCAGCATGTTCCGGACGCCGGCGGACTGGTGATCGCGACCGATCAGAATCACGCTCGGGCCTACGCCGACATCCTGAAGACGATCACCGGTAAGCGTCCGGTGGTGGTGCTCAGCGACGAGGCCAAGGCCGGCAAGAAGATCACCAAGTTCTCCGAGGGCGACGACCGTTGGATGGTGGCGGTCCGGATGGTGTCGGAGGGTGTCGACGTGCCGCGGCTCGCGGTCGGGGTGTACGCGACGATGACGGCGACACCGCTGTTCTTCGCCCAGGCCGTCGGCCGGTTCGTCCGGGCCCGATCGAAGGGGGAGACCGCGTCGGTCTTCCTGCCCAGCGCTGGGCACCTGTTGCGGTTCGCCGCCGACATGGAGGTCGAACGCGATCACGCGCTGAAGCCGCGCAGCGAGGACGAGACCCAGTTGCTGGTCGAGGCCGAGCGGACCCAGACCGAGGAGGACGCCGACCTGGACGGCGAGCACTCGTTCGCCGCGCTGGCCAGCGACGCCGACTTCGACCGGGTGGTGTTCGACGGTGGCGAATTCGGGATGGCGGCCTACTCCGGCAGTCAGGACGAGTTGGACTACCTCGGCATCCCCGGGCTGTTGGAGGCCGACCAGGTCAAGGATCTGCTGCGTCGGCATCAGGCCTCGCAGGTCGAGCGCGGTGGTGCCGAGCCACCGGCTTCGCACAGCACCCACCAGCGGCTCCGTGAGCTGCGCAAGGAACTGAACGGCCTGGTGGCGGCCTGGCATCACCGGACCAGCAAGCCGCACGGGGTGATCCATGCCGCGCTGGTGTCGGAGTGCGGCGGCCCGCCGTCGGCGGTCGCCAGCGAAGATCAACTCCAGCAGCGGATCGACGCCATCCGGCACTGGGCGGTCAGTGGCGCTTGA
- the xylB gene encoding xylulokinase produces MWMGIDAGTSACKVVVISEDGRVVAEATRDYPLQVPRPGWAEQDPEDWWQATDAAVSDVVGRVDPQRIAGIGLCGQMHGLTALDEHGEVLIPAILWNDQRCATECDEIVTAAGGLAALLQLTDNQMLPGYTAGKISWMRKHRPAEFARLRTVLNPKDFLRFKITGDRCTDVSDASGTGLFDVRRRRWSTELMRLIDLDPDLFPRVVESTEITGTILPELARRWGLAADTPVVGGGGDSVLQTTSMGIVGPGVQGVTLGTAGLVGAADTRCPDNPDGRLQISCGNAPGRWHVMGVSLNAGGSYAWLRSVLGELADGLDFTALNRAADAAPVGSEGLLFLPYLSGERAPHIAPTARGGWIGLTGRHRSDHLIRSVLEGVLLNLRQIGSMVTAAVGAPERILVSGGATGGRLWLQLLADVLGQPVRSVSGAEQGGAFGAALLAGVGTGAWPELDRALAVVTEQDPVRPNTEASTIYDRLSEVYQRLFPALEGTFDTLAGLELPTAGSVSAAAADDDRPVRTVIFDLDGTLVDTAADIARAVNVVLAEHGRPAQDPRFVEGFTGHGPTGLISGVYRAIGLQVDDDRLTRDVETYLRAARTSPVQESRLFADAAESLQALADRGIAIGICTNKTEDMARRVLTALGVDRFVGAIVGADTLDQHKPDPEHLLETIRRLGGDRSTSLYVGDSAVDLQTGDRAEVSTWLVDWSRIDDPDRRRIATFAEVVAATDMISSTPIPAAISPTAQGVVR; encoded by the coding sequence ATGTGGATGGGTATCGATGCGGGCACCTCGGCGTGCAAGGTCGTGGTGATCAGCGAGGACGGACGGGTCGTCGCCGAGGCGACCCGGGACTATCCCCTGCAGGTCCCCCGGCCGGGTTGGGCCGAGCAGGACCCGGAGGACTGGTGGCAGGCGACCGACGCCGCAGTCAGCGACGTCGTCGGACGCGTCGATCCGCAGCGGATCGCGGGCATCGGCCTGTGCGGGCAGATGCACGGCCTGACCGCGCTCGACGAGCACGGCGAGGTGTTGATCCCGGCGATCCTGTGGAACGACCAACGCTGTGCCACCGAGTGCGACGAGATCGTCACTGCAGCCGGCGGGCTGGCTGCCCTGTTGCAGCTGACCGACAACCAGATGCTGCCCGGCTACACGGCCGGCAAGATCAGCTGGATGCGGAAGCATCGACCCGCGGAGTTCGCCCGACTGCGAACAGTGCTGAACCCGAAGGATTTTCTGCGGTTCAAGATCACCGGCGACCGCTGCACCGACGTATCCGACGCCTCCGGTACCGGGCTGTTCGACGTCCGCCGACGCCGCTGGTCGACCGAGCTGATGCGGCTGATCGACCTCGATCCCGACCTGTTCCCCAGGGTGGTCGAGTCGACCGAGATCACCGGCACGATCCTCCCCGAACTCGCCCGGCGATGGGGGCTGGCCGCCGACACCCCGGTCGTCGGCGGCGGAGGCGACTCCGTCCTGCAGACCACCTCGATGGGCATCGTCGGACCGGGCGTGCAGGGCGTCACGCTGGGCACCGCCGGACTGGTCGGCGCCGCCGACACCCGCTGCCCGGACAATCCCGACGGCCGGCTGCAGATCTCCTGCGGCAACGCTCCGGGCCGCTGGCATGTGATGGGCGTGTCGCTGAACGCCGGCGGCAGCTACGCCTGGCTCCGCTCGGTCCTCGGCGAACTCGCCGATGGGCTGGACTTCACCGCCCTGAACAGGGCTGCCGACGCCGCACCCGTGGGATCGGAGGGGCTGCTGTTCCTGCCGTACCTGTCCGGCGAGCGAGCACCGCACATCGCACCGACCGCCCGCGGCGGCTGGATCGGTCTGACCGGACGGCACCGCAGTGATCATCTGATCCGCAGCGTGCTGGAGGGAGTGTTGCTCAATCTGCGCCAGATCGGATCCATGGTGACCGCCGCCGTCGGCGCACCGGAGCGGATCCTGGTGTCCGGCGGAGCCACCGGCGGCCGGCTCTGGCTGCAGCTGCTGGCCGACGTGCTCGGACAGCCGGTGCGCTCGGTCAGCGGCGCCGAGCAGGGCGGCGCCTTCGGTGCCGCGTTGCTGGCCGGCGTCGGCACCGGTGCCTGGCCCGAACTGGACCGGGCCCTGGCCGTCGTCACCGAGCAGGATCCGGTGCGACCGAACACCGAGGCGTCCACGATCTACGACCGTCTCTCCGAGGTCTACCAGCGGCTCTTCCCTGCCCTGGAAGGAACCTTCGACACCCTGGCCGGGCTCGAGTTGCCGACGGCCGGCTCGGTCAGTGCCGCCGCGGCCGACGATGATCGGCCCGTACGCACCGTGATCTTCGATCTGGACGGAACGCTGGTCGATACCGCTGCCGACATCGCCCGGGCGGTCAACGTCGTCCTCGCCGAACACGGCCGCCCCGCCCAGGACCCGCGATTCGTCGAGGGGTTCACCGGTCACGGACCGACCGGTCTGATCTCGGGTGTCTACCGGGCGATCGGACTGCAGGTCGACGACGACCGGTTGACCCGCGACGTAGAGACCTATCTGCGGGCCGCCCGGACGAGCCCGGTGCAGGAGTCCCGACTCTTTGCCGACGCGGCGGAATCCCTGCAGGCGTTGGCCGATCGGGGAATTGCGATCGGCATCTGCACCAACAAGACCGAGGACATGGCCCGTCGGGTCCTGACCGCGCTCGGCGTCGACCGGTTCGTCGGTGCGATTGTCGGCGCCGACACGCTCGACCAGCACAAGCCCGATCCCGAGCACCTGTTGGAGACGATCCGCCGGCTCGGCGGTGATCGGTCGACCTCGCTGTACGTCGGCGACAGCGCGGTCGATCTGCAGACCGGCGACCGGGCCGAGGTCAGCACCTGGCTGGTGGACTGGTCCCGGATCGACGATCCGGACCGGCGCCGGATCGCCACCTTCGCCGAGGTCGTCGCAGCGACCGACATGATCAGCTCGACCCCGATCCCAGCAGCAATCTCACCCACCGCACAAGGAGTTGTCCGATGA